A single window of Pyrus communis chromosome 10, drPyrComm1.1, whole genome shotgun sequence DNA harbors:
- the LOC137747036 gene encoding high mobility group B protein 3-like: MGKARAAAPKRDTKLKSKSAGASKKPAKKAGKDPNKPKRPASAFFVFMEDFREKYKKEHPNNKSVAAVGKAGGDKWKSLSDAEKAPYQAKADKRKVEYNKNIQAYNKQLAEGNNEADEEESDKSKSEVNDDDEDEDESGEEEDDDE; encoded by the exons ATGGGTAAAGCCAGAGCTGCTGCTCCCAAACGCGATACGAA gTTGAAGAGCAAGAGTGCCGGAGCGAGCAAGAAGCCGGCGAAGAAAGCCGGAAAGGATCCGAACAAGCCGAAGAGGCCTGCGAGTGCCTTCTTCGTTTTCAT GGAGGACTTCAGAGAGAAGTACAAGAAGGAGCATCCAAACAACAAGTCGGTTGCTGCC GTCGGTAAAGCTGGTGGCGATAAATGGAAATCGTTGTCAGATGCC GAGAAAGCTCCCTATCAAGCCAAGGCAGACAAGAGGAAGGTAGAATATAACAAGAACATTCAGGCATACAACAAGCAATTA GCTGAAGGAAATAACGAAGCTGATGAAGAAGAGTCTGATAAGTCCAAGTCTGAGgtaaatgatgatgatgaagacgaGGATGAGAGCGGTGAG GAGGAAGACGATGACGAGTAG
- the LOC137748412 gene encoding disease resistance protein RPV1-like, producing MANQLVSSSSFSSTPSWKYDIFLSFRGEDTCTSFTDHLYKGLVDKGFHTFIDRQLPRGEEISPALFKAIEESRISLVIFSKSYASSRWCMDELVKILQCRESKKQIVLPVFYKVDPSHVRNQKRSFGDAFTDHESKFRDKKEVLMWRRALREVANLSGYPFLKGDSEATFISNVVEDILVKVRGDTCLNVAKHPVGIQSCVQEVKELLGVGGNDRCVVGIWGISGIGKTTIAKAVYNAIAHKFEGRCFLADVRETSTSSQGVIQLQNTLLSKVLCGTELKVVNVHEGISLIKKLLRGKKILLILDDVDRLEQLNNLVEVDWFGEGSRVIITSKNRGLLESYGVELIYEVQKLMDDKALELLSLNAFGINEPPDDYLILAHRAIAYAQGLPLALNLVGSHLRKKSIDRWKAILDSYDSYVGEPYTDIQGILRKSYDAWDYVVQQVFLDIACFFKGEHKDYVLQILKSSKLNVPQDCIEVLVENAIITIEDNRILMHDLLEKMGKRIVYEESPTEPGKRSRLWFHEDVYHVLTKNQGTKKIRGIVVELPEPDVITLNAESFLRMVNLEIFINRNARFFGRVDYLPNDLRWIELGGQSNFQQRHRLVFNLPSNYHPRHLAGFDVPYSGIRPLKEFKNLAKLTNMNLSGCEFLEKIPNLSGSPNLKHLVLSDCKSLVEVDDSVGFLDKLVELNLYGCSKLTRFVTRLGSRFLKTLSLRSCASLESFPEIEERKMESLTDLDIGESGIRELPSSIAYLTGLAYLFADKCENLIGTSLHHLSGLQSLSEVSLRQCPKLVTYGKNKRTFDEVSSSSTESQLPSTDLETSQDNCSTWLDLSRNNFVSLPDCISKFVNLETLYLTGCKRLREIPQLLPPNLKFLYLNDCTSLEKTPKLPPTLNYLDLTNCYKLSGDEVTKLENNLLNEESLWCPGLEVIYPGNEVPNWFSYTSNHPTTIEHLQEDDETEEFVGGSEFCFEIPLNLQGETLLGLAVSVVLDAPGTNLYNSYILINRSPWLGPYFSRYKHIEATHVWLKVLDLDENVQRRDICQVIFRFSEGARIKRCGVHLLRATKTNGLPNEYYWEETSYSEGSDIFYDAYDHQEQ from the exons ATGGCCAATCAACttgtctcttcttcttccttcagcAGTACTCCTTCATGGAAATACGATATCTTTTTGAGCTTTAGAGGGGAGGATACATGCACCAGTTTTACAGATCACTTATACAAGGGTTTGGTCGATAAAGGATTCCACACCTTCATCGATCGCCAACTTCCAAGAGGAGAAGAAATATCTCCGGCTCTTTTCAAAGCAATTGAAGAGTCGAGAATTTCTCTTGTCATATTCTCTAAAAGCTATGCATCCTCAAGGTGGTGCATGGACGAGCTCGTCAAGATCCTTCAATgtagagaatcaaagaaacaaatagttTTGCCAGTTTTTTACAAGGTGGATCCGTCCCATGTGCGAAATCAGAAGAGGAGTTTCGGTGACGCATTTACAGACCACGAGAGCAAATTCAGAGACAAGAAGGAGGTCTTGATGTGGAGGAGAGCTCTTAGAGAAGTAGCAAATTTGTCAGGATATCCTTTCCTAAAGGGAGA CTCTGAAGCTACATTTATCAGCAACGTTGTTGAGGATATCTTAGTCAAAGTACGTGGTGACACATGTTTGAATGTGGCCAAACACCCAGTTGGAATACAATCGTGCGTACAAGAGGTGAAAGAGCTTTTAGGTGTTGGTGGAAATGATCGTTGTGTGGTTGGGATTTGGGGGATATCTGGAATAGGCAAGACAACAATTGCAAAAGCTGTTTACAATGCGATTGCTCATAAGTTTGAAGGTAGATGTTTCTTAGCAGATGTTAGAGAAACATCGACATCAAGTCAAGGAGTAATCCAACTACAGAACACTCTTCTTTCTAAAGTTCTATGCGGTACAGAGTTGAAAGTTGTCAATGTTCATGAAGGAATCAGCCTGATAAAGAAACTGTTGAGGGGAAAGAAGATTCTCTTAATTCTTGATGATGTGGATCGATTGGAGCAGTTAAACAACTTGGTTGAAGTTGATTGGTTCGGTGAGGGTAGCAGAGTGATCATAACCTCAAAAAATAGAGGATTGCTGGAATCTTATGGAGTTGAGTTGATATACGAGGTCCAAAAGCTAATGGATGACAAGGCTCTTGAGCTTTTAAGTTTGAACGCCTTCGGAATAAATGAACCTCCGGATGATTATTTAATACTCGCACATCGTGCAATAGCTTATGCGCAAGGCCTTCCGTTAGCTCTTAATTTGGTAGGTTCTCATCTGCGTAAGAAAAGTATAGATCGTTGGAAAGCTATATTGGATAGTTACGATTCTTACGTAGGAGAACCTTATACAGATATTCAAGGAATACTTCGAAAAAGTTATGATGCCTGGGATTATGTCGTGCAACAAGTTTTCCTAGACATTGCATGTTTCTTTAAGGGTGAACATAAAGACTACGtgttacaaatattaaaaagttCGAAGCTCAATGTACCTCAAGATTGTATTGAAGTACTCGTTGAGAATGCCATCATAACTATTGAAGATAATAGGATTTTGATGCATGACTTGCTAGAAAAAATGGGTAAGCGTATAGTTTACGAAGAATCTCCCACTGAACCAGGGAAGCGTAGCAGGTTGTGGTTTCATGAAGACGTGTACCATGTTCTAACTAAAAATCAG GGAACAAAGAAAATTAGAGGCATTGTGGTGGAGCTGCCCGAACCAGATGTGATAACCTTGAATGCAGAAAGCTTCCTGCGGATGGTAAATCTTGAAATTTTTATAAACCGTAATGCACGCTTTTTTGGGCGCGTTGATTATCTGCCCAACGATTTGAGGTGGATTGAATTGGGTGGACAATCCAATTTTCAGCAAAGGCACAGACTTGTGTTCAATTTACCATCCAATTATCATCCAAGACATCTCGCTGGGTTTGATGTGCCATATAGTGGCATCAGACCATTGAAGGAATTTAAG AATTTGGCAAAGCTTACAAATATGAATTTAAGTGGTTGCGAATTCTTGGAAAAAATCCCCAACTTATCTGGAAGCCCAAATCTAAAGCACTTGGTTCTAAGTGATTGTAAAAGTTTGGTTGAGGTTGATGATTCTGTTGGATTCCTTGATAAACTTGTTGAATTGAATCTTTATGGGTGCTCTAAGCTCACGAGGTTTGTAACAAGACTTGGATCGAGATTCCTTAAAACGCTTTCTCTTCGTAGTTGCGCAAGCCTCGAGAGTTTCCCAGAAATAGAAGAGCGCAAGATGGAATCTCTGACGGATTTGGATATAGGAGAAAGTGGCATAAGAGAATTGCCTTCATCAATTGCATATCTTACTGGGCTTGCCTATTTGTTTGCAGATAAATGTGAGAACCTTATAGGTACATCATTACATcatctttctgggttgcaatcTCTCTCTGAGGTTTCTTTGCGTCAATGCCCAAAACTGGTGACATATGGGAAGAACAAGAGGACGTTTGATGAAGTTTCATCCAGCAGTACCGAATCTCAACTGCCTTCAACTGACTTAGAGACTTCACAGGACAACTGTAGCACATGGCTTGATCTCTCGAGAAACAATTTTGTTAGTCTTCCGGATTGCATTAGCAAATTTGTCAACTTGGAAACACTTTATTTGACTGGTTGCAAGAGGCTTCGGGAAATTCCACAACTCCTCCCACCAAACCTAAAGTTTTTATATCTCAATGATTGCACATCATTGGAGAAAACTCCAAAACTACCCCCGACGCTTAACTATCTGGACTTGACTAATTGCTATAAACTAAGTGGCGATGAGGTGACAAAGCTGGAAAACAATTTGTTGAATGAG GAATCTCTTTGGTGCCCTGGATTGGAAGTTATTTATCCGGGCAATGAAGTTCCAAATTGGTTCAGCTATACCTCTAACCATCCCACAACCATTGAACATCTACAAGAGGATGATGAGACAGAAGAATTTGTTGGAGGCAGTgaattttgttttgagattcctCTAAATTTACAAGGGGAGACGTTGTTAGGATTGGCTGTATCTGTGGTTCTTGATGCACCGGGTACTAATCTTTATAATTCTTATATTCTCATCAACAGATCTCCATGGTTGGGACCATATTTTTCACGTTACAAGCACATCGAGGCAACTCATGTGTGGCTCAAGGTACTGGATTTAGACGAGAACGTGCAACGGAGAGATATTTGTCAAGTTATATTTCGTTTCAGCGAAGGCGCACGCATTAAAAGATGCGGGGTGCACCTCCTACGCGCAACCAAGACGAACGGCTTGCCCAACGAGTACTATTGGGAAGAGACCTCCTACTCGGAGGGCTCAGATATCTTCTATGATGCATATGATCACCAAGAGCAATGA
- the LOC137748410 gene encoding TMV resistance protein N-like, with amino-acid sequence MAGQLVSSSSFTRNPSWKYDVFLSFRGEDTRTNFTDHLYKGLVDKGIHTFIDRQLPRGEEISPALLKTIEESKISLVIFSKSYASSRWCLDELVKILQCRESEKQIVMPVFYKVDPSHVRNQKSSFGDAFTDHKSKFKDKKEKVLMWRRALREVANLSGYPFRKGESEATFIGNIVEDILVKVRGDTCLNVAKHPVGIQSCVQEVKELLDVGGNDRCAVGIWGISGIGKTTIAKAVYNAIAHKFEGRCFLADVRETSTSSQGVIQLQNTLLFKVLCGTELKVVNVHEGISLIKKLLRGRKILLILDDVDRLEQLNNLVEVDWFAEGSRVIITSKNRGLLESYGVELIYEVQKLMDDKALELLSLNAFGINEPPDDCLIFARRAIAYAQGLPLALNFIGSHLRKKSTDRWKAILDSYDSYVGEPYTGIQRILRKSYDAWDGVVQQVFLDIACFFKGRDKDYVLQILRSSKLNVPQDCIEVLVENAIITIEGNRILMHDLLEKMGKSIVYEESPTEPGKRSRLWFHEDVYHVLTENRGTKKVKGIVVELPEPNVITLNAESFSQMVNLEIFINRNACFFGHIDYLPNDLRWIDLSGRSNIHREHTVVFNLPSNYNPRHLVMFDISYSGIRQLKGFKNSAKLTSMNLSGCEFLEKIPDFSGIPNLKHLDLSECKSLVEVDDSVGFLDKLVEMDLSGCSRLTRFVTRLGLRSLKKLSLCGCTRLETFPVIENKMKSLWRLDIKRSGIRELPSSIVYLTGLESLEARGCENLTNMYLYGCPNLTTADLDILDDKCITIALSNLYYLDFRGCNLSESNFLVPLDCYSRLKFLDLSRNNFVSLPDCISQFSILEELSLSGCKRLREIPQVLPPILRYLYLDDCTSLQKMSKLPPMLMRLDLSNCFGLSGDEVAKLENNLLLNQESLRCSKLAIILPGNEIPKWFRYFSFEEPTTFEFCFEIPLNLQGDMLSGLALSFVLEPPFDQPHYISISGMPEVRYFWYGRDMKAAHVWLMLVDLDEHKQQGDFCQVIFCFQKGTCVKSCGVHPLRDEWF; translated from the exons ATGGCAGGTCAACttgtctcttcttcttcctttaccAGGAATCCTTCATGGAAATACGATGTCTTTTTGAGCTTTAGAGGAGAGGATACACGCACCAATTTTACCGATCATTTATACAAGGGTTTGGTCGATAAAGGAATCCACACCTTCATTGATCGCCAGCTTCCAAGAGGAGAAGAAATATCTCCGGCTCTTCTCAAAACAATTGAAGAGTCGAAAATTTCTCTCGTCATATTCTCTAAAAGCTATGCATCCTCAAGGTGGTGCTTGGACGAGCTCGTCAAGATCCTTCAATGTAGAGAATCAGAGAAACAAATAGTTATGCCAGTTTTTTACAAGGTGGATCCGTCCCATGTGCGAAATCAAAAGAGTAGTTTCGGTGACGCATTTACAGACCACAAGAGCAAATTCAAAGACAAGAAGGAGAAGGTCTTGATGTGGCGGAGAGCTCTTAGAGAAGTAGCAAATTTGTCAGGATATCCTTTCCGAAAGGGAGA ATCTGAAGCTACATTTATCGGCAACATTGTTGAGGATATCTTAGTCAAAGTACGTGGTGACACATGTTTGAATGTGGCCAAACACCCAGTTGGAATACAATCGTGCGTACAAGAGGTGAAAGAGCTTTTAGATGTTGGTGGAAATGATCGTTGTGCGGTTGGGATTTGGGGGATATCTGGAATAGGCAAGACAACAATTGCAAAAGCTGTTTATAATGCAATTGCTCATAAGTTTGAAGGTAGATGTTTCTTAGCAGATGTTAGAGAAACATCGACATCAAGTCAAGGCGTAATCCAACTACAGAACACTCTTCTTTTTAAAGTTCTATGCGGTACAGAGTTGAAAGTTGTCAATGTTCATGAAGGAATCAGCCTTATAAAGAAACTGTTGAGGGGAAGGAAGATTCTCTTAATTCTTGATGATGTGGATCGATTGGAGCAGTTAAACAACTTGGTTGAAGTTGATTGGTTCGCTGAGGGTAGCAGGGTGATCATAACCTCAAAAAATAGAGGATTGCTGGAATCTTACGGAGTTGAGTTGATATACGAGGTTCAAAAGCTGATGGATGACAAGGCTCTTGAGCTTTTAAGTTTGAACGCCTTCGGAATAAATGAACCTCCAGATGATTGTTTAATATTCGCACGTCGTGCAATAGCTTATGCTCAAGGACTTCCGTTAGCTCTTAATTTTATAGGTTCTCATCTGCGTAAGAAAAGTACAGATCGTTGGAAAGCTATATTGGATAGTTATGATTCTTACGTAGGAGAACCTTATACAGGTATTCAAAGAATACTTCGAAAAAGTTATGATGCATGGGATGGTGTCGTGCAACAAGTTTTCTTAGACATTGCATGCTTCTTTAAGGGTAGAGATAAAGACTATGTGTTACAAATACTAAGAAGTTCGAAACTCAATGTACCTCAAGACTGTATTGAAGTACTCGTTGAGAATGCCATCATAACTATTGAAGGTAACAGGATTTTGATGCATGACTTGCTAGAAAAAATGGGTAAGAGTATAGTTTACGAAGAATCTCCCACTGAACCAGGGAAGCGTAGCAGGTTGTGGTTTCATGAAGACGTGTACCATGTTCTAACTGAAAATCGA GGAACAAAGAAAGTTAAAGGCATTGTCGTGGAGCTGCCCGAACCAAATGTGATAACCTTGAATGCAGAAAGCTTCTCGCAGATGGTAAATCTTGAAATTTTTATAAACCGTAATGCATGCTTTTTTGGACACATTGATTATCTGCCCAATGATTTGAGGTGGATTGATTTGAGTGGACGATCCAATATTCATCGAGAGCATACGGTTGTGTTCAATTTGCCATCTAATTATAATCCAAGGCATCTTGTTATGTTTGATATATCATATAGTGGCATCAGACAACTAAAGGGATTTAAG AATTCGGCAAAACTTACATCTATGAATTTAAGTGGTTGCGAATTCTTGGAAAAAATCCCCGACTTCTCTGGAATCCCAAACCTAAAGCACTTGGATTTAAGTGAATGTAAAAGTTTGGTTGAGGTTGATGATTCTGTTGGATTCCTTGATAAACTTGTCGAAATGGATCTTAGTGGGTGCTCTAGGCTTACGAGGTTTGTAACAAGACTTGGATTGAGATCCCTTAAAAAGCTCTCTCTTTGTGGTTGCACGAGGCTTGAGACTTTCCCGGTAATAGAGAACAAGATGAAATCCCTATGGCGTTTGGACATAAAAAGAAGTGGCATAAGAGAATTGCCTTCATCAATTGTTTATCTTACTGGGCTTGAAAGCTTGGAAGCACGTGGTTGTGAGAACCTTACAAATATGTATTTATACGGATGTCCAAATCTGACCACAGCTGATTTGGATATTTTAGATGACAAGTGTATCACAATAGCCCTTTCCAACCTATACTATCTTGATTTTAGAGGATGCAATCTTTCAGAAAGTAATTTTCTTGTGCCTCTTGATTGCTATTCCAGATTAAAATTTCTTGACCTGTCGAGAAACAATTTTGTTAGTCTTCCGGATTGCATTAGCCAATTTTCCATCTTGGAGGAACTTTCTTTGAGTGGTTGCAAGAGGCTTCGGGAAATTCCACAAGTCCTTCCACCAATACTAAGGTACTTATATCTCGATGATTGCACATCTTTGCAGAAAATGTCAAAATTGCCCCCGATGCTTATGCGTCTGGACTTGAGCAATTGCTTTGGACTAAGTGGCGATGAGGTTGCAAAGTTGGAAAACAATTTGTTATTGAATCag GAATCTCTTCGGTGCTCTAAATTGGCAATTATTCTTCCAGGCAATGAAATTCCAAAGTGGTTCAGATATTTTTCCTTTGAAGAGCCAACaacatttgaattttgttttgaaattcctCTAAATTTACAAGGGGATATGTTGTCAGGATTGGCTCTATCTTTTGTTCTCGAACCACCATTTGATCAACCTCATTATATTTCCATCAGCGGAATGCCAGAGGTTCGGTATTTCTGGTATGGCAGGGACATGAAGGCAGCTCATGTGTGGCTCATGTTAGTGGATTTAGACGAGCACAAGCAGCAGGGAGATTTTTGTCAAGTTATATTTTGTTTCCAGAAAGGCACATGCGTTAAAAGCTGCGGGGTGCACCCCTTACGAGACGAGTGGTTTTAA
- the LOC137747754 gene encoding high mobility group B protein 3-like yields the protein MLADRAGVKTNNSGRGRRRRSERWPSRKVLAGDWTSGKLFNFQEDFREKYKEEHPNNKSVAAVGKAGGDKWKSLSDAEKASYQAEADKRKVEYNMSIQAYNKQLAEGNNEADEEESDKSKSEVNDDDEDEDESGVEEDDDE from the exons ATGTTGGCTGATCGAGCGGGGGTGAAAACGAACAACAGTGGaagagggaggaggaggagaagcgaGAGATGGCCTTCCCGGAAAGTGCTTGCTGGTGACTGGACCTCCGGTAAGCTATTCAACTTCCA GGAGGACTTCAGGGAAAAGTACAAGGAGGAGCATCCAAACAACAAGTCGGTTGCTGCC GTCGGTAAAGCTGGTGGCGATAAATGGAAATCGTTGTCAGATGCC GAGAAAGCTTCCTATCAAGCCGAGGCAGACAAGAGGAAGGTAGAATATAACATGAGCATTCAGGCGTACAACAAGCAATTA GCTGAAGGAAATAACGAAGCCGATGAAGAAGAGTCTGACAAGTCCAAGTCTGAGgtaaatgatgatgatgaagacgaGGACGAGAGCGGTGTG GAGGAAGACGACGATGAGTAG
- the LOC137747753 gene encoding disease resistance protein RPV1-like: MAGQHVSSSSFTSNASWKYDVFLSFRGEDTRTNFTNHLYKGLVDKGIHTFIDRQLPRGEEISPALLKAIEESRISLVISSKRYASSRWCLDELVKILQCRESKKQIVLPVFYKVDPSHVRNQKSSFGDAFTDHESKFKDKKEKILMWRRALREVANLSGYLFRKGDSEATFISNVVEDILVKVHGDTYLNVAKHPVGIQSCVQEVKELLGVGGNDGCVVGIWGISGIGKTTIAKAVYNVSAHKFEGRCFLADVRETLTSRQGVIQLQNTLLSKVLCGTGLKVVDVHEGISLIKKLLRGRKILLILDDVDRLEQLDNLVEVDWFGEGNRVIITSKNRGLLESYGVELIYEVQKLMDDKALELLSLNAFGMNEPPDDYLILARRAIAYAQGLPLALNFIGSHLRKKSIDRWKVILDSYDSYVGEPYTDIQRIL; this comes from the exons ATGGCAGGTCAACAtgtctcttcttcttccttcaccaGTAATGCTTCATGGAAATACGATGTCTTTTTGAGCTTTAGAGGAGAGGATACACGCACCAATTTTACCAATCATTTATACAAGGGTTTGGTCGATAAAGGAATCCACACCTTCATCGATCGCCAACTTCCAAGAGGAGAAGAAATATCTCCGGCTCTTCTCAAAGCAATTGAAGAGTCAAGAATTTCTCTTGTCATATCCTCTAAACGCTATGCATCCTCAAGGTGGTGCTTGGACGAGCTCGTCAAGATCCTTCAATgtagagaatcaaagaaacaaatagttTTGCCAGTTTTTTACAAGGTGGATCCGTCCCATGTACGAAATCAAAAGAGTAGTTTCGGTGACGCATTTACAGACCACGAGAGCAAATTCAAAGACAAGAAGGAGAAGATCTTGATGTGGAGGAGAGCTCTGAGAGAAGTAGCAAATTTGTCAGGATATCTTTTCCGAAAGGGAGA CTCTGAAGCTACATTTATCAGCAACGTTGTTGAGGATATCTTAGTCAAAGTACATGGTGACACATATTTGAATGTGGCCAAACACCCAGTTGGAATACAATCGTGCGTACAAGAGGTGAAAGAACTTTTAGGTGTTGGTGGAAATGATGGTTGCGTGGTTGGGATTTGGGGGATATCTGGAATAGGCAAGACAACAATTGCAAAAGCTGTTTATAATGTGAGTGCTCATAAGTTTGAAGGTAGATGTTTCTTGGCAGATGTTAGAGAAACATTGACATCACGTCAAGGTGTAATCCAACTACAAAACACTCTTCTTTCTAAAGTTCTATGCGGTACAGGGTTGAAAGTTGTCGATGTTCATGAAGGAATCAGCCTTATAAAGAAACTGTTGAGGGGAAGGAAGATTCTCTTAATTCTTGATGATGTGGATCGATTGGAGCAGTTAGACAACTTGGTTGAGGTTGATTGGTTCGGTGAGGGTAACAGAGTGATCATAACCTCAAAAAATAGAGGATTGCTGGAATCTTATGGAGTTGAGTTGATATACGAGGTCCAAAAGCTAATGGATGACAAGGCTCTTGAGCTTTTAAGTTTAAACGCCTTCGGAATGAATGAACCTCCAGATGATTATTTAATACTTGCACGTCGTGCAATAGCTTATGCTCAAGGCCTTCCGTTAGCTCTTAATTTTATAGGTTCTCATCTACGTAAGAAAAGTATAGATCGCTGGAAGGTTATATTGGATAGTTACGATTCTTACGTAGGAGAACCTTATACAGATATTCAAAGAATTCTATGA